One Anopheles marshallii chromosome 3, idAnoMarsDA_429_01, whole genome shotgun sequence genomic region harbors:
- the LOC128715832 gene encoding ribonuclease 3, with the protein MNNHRPPSYPPPSRPNHFVPRGNTALPPPGNVGNVHSSSGFTMPNFNFPPPNIPPSLTRPPPATSYYSRDRSDKSHTNSSPYHSSGPHQTYKRHTPHNPGGTQFTSQGRRSTNPAPSHSGGSYKHSTPHSYSSSGQKSSSYSRSSAPRYGSSGRSHSVPSSSDRLGRSRTDRSASCRRDADKPSSSERSSTRHSRFKVDTERAEILSKWCRNYCETSEDIARKLAEMANDEERTQWVRSSPAELYYRRVSEKVVESTARLDALCTLFEEELIQRSARIRATQTPYNPPPRKRKMKMCRHKHDKCSSSSESSDEELEFEDECSMEELTAKIKHPLRLHVDLWYNDPGEMNDGPLCRCSARSRRTGIRHGKYPGEEAFTKCVPNSNNADKLYHYRITISPPTNFLTKTPTIIKHDQHEFLFEGFSLLSHEPIGELPTCKVIRFNIEYTILYIEEQMPENFTIRELNLFDRYLFRELLELVDFTVQPSGSGEESCCPCYHFLPRFVRDLPDNGKEVLAMSEVLRYLLDNSGPLVPPDMLKEMMDMSQNEWQDYVDYVKGMVVTNPGMKPCSVRVDQLDRNVGDVPEATAIDEHGLVHPVIVHFGIRPPQLSYAGNPEYQKAWREYIKFRHLIANMSKPSFEDKRKLETKENRLLEMRMQGRMKRNITIAVSAKAFHRTGIMCDMVQHAMLIPVLTGHLRFHRSLNVLERYIGYTFTNRYTLQLALTHPSYKENFGTNPDHARNSLTNCGIRQPEYGDRKIHYMNTRKRGINTLISIMSRFGKEHETDSNITHNERLEFLGDAVVEFITSIHLFHMFPDLEEGGLATYRAAIVQNQHLAVLAKKLHLEEFMLYAHGSDLCHELELRHALANCFEALMGALLLDGGIEVADRVFAYALFQEDDTLRGIWVNYPSHPLQEQEPLGDRHHIGSFEMLKTLTRFEDSIGVQFNHIRLLARAFTDRSIGFTNLTLGSNQRLEFLGDTVLQLICSEYLYRHFPEHHEGHLSLLRSSLVNNRTQAVVCDDLGMTQYAVYSNPKADLKTKDRADLLEAFLGALYVDKGLEYCEMFCHVCLFPRLQDFIMNQDWNDPKSKLQQCCLTLRTMDGGEPDIPVYKVIECTGPTNTRVYSVAVYFRGKRLACADGHSIQQAEMNAAKQALENSKDLFPQLDHQRRVIAQSLKRQKVPRSAGGSGARSGAGTAGSSGPNGEQDVPGEDELEEDEMMQSAADQPPEGMAAKRKREQKNASVFLPESARLPKQYQIRRRSRSNSNSSNSSSSSSSSSNESRRKSNHETAAPSDISSESDEPVIEHKTEDNETKVVAEPAMQEVETMMEETVDVAPSYQMKLEPLDECEYSSVSDDEDLGLDDISDGDEQFTAEVVTNTILEIVEDIKPCVEVLPMAAMDGIKVEKMDPPAEDSTGSGINAAGYVSMLQEYQIKVEGTDELSSDLEAGEIDESME; encoded by the exons ATGAATAACCATAGGCCACCGAGTTATCCACCTCCGTCTCGTCCGAACCATTTTGTACCCCGGGGAAATACGGCATTACCACCGCCTGGAAATGTTGGAAATGTCCACAGTAGTTCAGGATTTACAATGCCAAACTTCAACTTTCCACCGCCGAATATTCCGCCCTCGTTAACGAGACCACCACCAGCGACATCCTACTATTCTCGCGATCGTTCGGATAAGAGCCACACCAACAGCAGTCCGTATCACTCTTCCGGCCCGCACCAGACGTACAAGCGTCATACCCCGCACAACCCAGGCGGAACGCAATTCACCTCCCAAGGAAGGCGCTCGACCAATCCGGCACCATCCCATTCCGGTGGATCATATAAGCATTCGACCCCTCATTCGTATTCATCGTCGGGACAGAAATCTTCCTCATACTCACGTTCTTCGGCACCCCGGTATGGTTCCAGCGGTAGATCACATTCAGTACCAAGCAGCTCAGACCGACTGGGTCGATCTCGTACGGATCGTTCGGCTTCCTGCAGACGAGATGCAGACAAACCTTCCTCCTCCGAACGAAGCAGTACTCGTCACTCCCGGTTCAAAGTG GACACGGAGCGTGCCGAAATTCTGTCCAAATGGTGCCGCAACTATTGTGAAACTTCCGAGGATATTGCACGCAAACTGGCGGAGATGGCCAACGATGAAGAACGCACCCAGTGGGTACGTTCTTCGCCGGCCGAGCTCTACTACAGACGAGTGTCGGAAAAGGTGGTCGAATCGACTGCCCGCCTTGACGCACTGTGCACCCTGTTCGAGGAGGAGCTAATCCAGCGCTCGGCACGGATACGTGCCACCCAAACGCCGTACAATCCGCCACCTCGCAAGCGCAAGATGAAAATGTGTCGCCACAAGCACGACAAATGTTCGTCCTCGTCGGAATCTTCCGACGAAGAGTTGGAGTTCGAGGATGAGTGCAGTATGGAAGAGCTGACGGCAAAGATTAAACATCCGCTCCGGCTGCATGTCGATCTGTGGTACAACGATCCGGGCGAGATGAACGATGGACCGTTGTGCCGGTGTTCGGCCCGTTCCCGTCGGACCGGCATACGGCACGGGAAGTATCCGGGTGAGGAAGCGTTCACAAAGTGTGTCCCCAACTCGAACAATGCGGATAAATTGTATCATTATCG tattACAATCTCTCCTCCAACGAATTTCCTCACGAAAACGCCCACGATCATAAAGCATGATCAGCACGAGTTCCTGTTCGAGGGGTTCTCGCTGCTTTCACACGAACCGATCGGTGAGTTACCGACCTGCAAGGTAATTCGCTTCAACATCGAGTACACGATCCTGTACATTGAGGAGCAGATGCCGGAAAACTTTACCATACGCGAGCTGAACCTGTTTGATCGGTACCTGTTCCGAGAGCTGCTCGAACTGGTCGACTTTACCGTACAGCCGTCCGGTTCCGGGGAGGAGAGTTGCTGTCCGTGCTATCATTTTCTACCGCGCTTTGTGCGTGATCTACCGGACAACGGCAAGGAAGTGCTTGCGATGAGCGAAGTGTTGCGCTATCTGTTGGATAATTCGGGTCCACTCGTACCACCGGACATGCTGAAGGAGATGATGGACATGAGCCAGAACGAGTGGCAGGATTACGTCGACTACGTGAAGGGTATGGTCGTGACGAACCCGGGCATGAAACCGTGTTCGGTGCGGGTCGATCAGTTGGATCGAAACGTGGGCGATGTGCCGGAAGCAACAGCGATCGATGAGCACGGTCTGGTGCATCCGGTCATCGTACACTTTGGCATTAGACCACCCCAGCTGAGCTACGCCGGAAATCCCGAGTATCAGAAGGCGTGGCGAGAGTACATCAAGTTTCGCCATCTGATTGCCAACATGTCGAAACCTTCGTTCGAGGACAAGCGTAAGCTGGAGACGAAAGAGAACCGGCTGCTGGAGATGCGGATGCAGGGCAGGATGAAGCGTAACATCACGATCGCGGTCAGTGCGAAGGCGTTCCACCGGACGGGGATTATGTGCGATATGGTGCAGCACGCCATGTTGATCCCCGTGCTGACGGGTCATCTGCGGTTCCATCGATCGTTGAATGTGCTCGAACGGTACATTGGGTACACGTTTACGAATCGCTACACCTTGCAGTTGGCGCTCACGCATCCATCGTACAAGGAGAACTTCGGTACGAATCCGGATCATGCTCGGAACAGCCTGACGAACTGTGGAATCCGGCAGCCGGAGTATGGCGATCGTAAGATACACTACATGAACACACGCAAGCGTGGCATCAATACGCTTATCAGCATTATGTCACGGTTCGGCAAGGAGCACGAAACGGACAGTAACATCACGCACAACGAGCGGTTGGAGTTTTTGGGCGATGCGGTGGTTGAGTTCATTACCTCGATCCATCTCTTCCACATGTTTCCGGATCTGGAGGAAGGAGGGCTGGCGACGTATAGGGCCGCAATCGTTCAGAACCAACATCTTGCCGTACTGGCAAAGAAGTTACATCTGGAAGAGTTTATGCTGTACGCACACGGATCGGATTTATGCCACGAACTGGAGTTACGGCACGCGTTAGCCAATTGTTTCGAAGCGTTGATGGGAGCGCTACTACTCGACGGTGGCATCGAGGTGGCGGACCGTGTCTTTGCCTACGCTCTCTTCCAGGAGGATGATACGTTGCGCGGCATATGGGTAAACTATCCGTCACATCCGCTGCAGGAACAGGAACCGCTCGGTGATCGGCATCATATTGGATCGTTCGAGATGCTGAAAACGTTAACGCGCTTCGAAGATTCGATCGGCGTACAGTTCAACCACATCCGACTGTTGGCGCGAGCGTTCACGGATCGTTCGATCGGTTTCACCAACCTAACGCTCGGTTCCAATCAACGGCTCGAGTTCCTGGGCGATACGGTGCTGCAGCTGATCTGCTCCGAGTATCTGTATCGTCACTTCCCGGAGCACCACGAAGGACACCTGTCGCTGTTGCGCAGCTCGCTCGTCAACAATCGAACGCAGGCGGTCGTTTGTGACGATCTCGGCATGACACAGTACGCCGTCTACTCGAACCCAAAGGCGGACCTGAAGACGAAGGATCGGGCCGATTTGCTGGAAGCATTTTTGGGCGCACTGTACGTCGACAAGGGGCTCGAGTACTGCGAGATGTTCTgccatgtgtgtttgttcccGCGGCTGCAGGACTTTATCATGAACCAGGACTGGAATGATCCAAAGTCTAAGCTGCAGCAGTGCTGTCTCACGCTGCGCACGATGGACGGTGGCGAGCCGGACATTCCCGTGTACAAGGTGATCGAATGTACCGGACCGACGAATACGCGCGTGTACTCCGTTGCGGTGTACTTCCGCGGGAAACGATTGGCGTGTGCGGATGGGCATAGCATCCAACAGGCGGAAATGAACGCCGCAAAGCAAGCGTTGGAAAATTCGAAAGATCTGTTCCCGCAGCTCGATCACCAGCGACGCGTGATTGCGCAAAGTCTCAAGCGGCAGAAGGTACCCCGGTCAGCCGGTGGGTCGGGTGCACGGAGTGGTGCGGGAACGGCCGGGTCTTCCGGACCAAATGGTGAGCAGGATGTGCCCGGGGAGGATGAGCTGGAAGAGGATGAAATGATGCAAAGCGCCGCCGATCAACCGCCAGAAGGCATGGCAGCGAAACGTAAGCGTGAACAGAAGAATGCTTCCGTGTTTCTGCCAGAATCGGCCCGGCTTCCAAAGCAGTACCAGATACGCCGCCGTTCGCGTTCCAATAGTAATagcagtaacagcagcagtagcagtagcagcagcagtaatgaAAGCAGACGTAAAAGTAACCATGAAACCGCTGCTCCCAGCGACATCAGTTCCGAATCGGACGAACCGGTGATTGAGCATAAAACAGAAGATAATGAAACTAAAGTGGTAGCGGAACCGGCCATGCAGGAAGTGGAAACGATGATGGAAGAAACAGTAGATGTGGCACCGTCGTATCAAATGAAGTTGGAACCGCTGGACGAGTGCGAGTATAGCTCCGTGTCGGATGACGAGGATTTGGGCCTGGACGATATTTCCGACGGCGACGAACAGTTTACGGCTGAGGTGGTGACCAACACTATCTTAGAAATAGTAGAAGATATTAAACCCTGCGTTGAAGTACTTCCAATGGCTGCAATGGATGGGATtaaggtggaaaaaatggacCCACCAGCAGAGGATAGCACTGGTAGTGGCATTAACGCTGCTGGATATGTGTCCATGCTGCAGGAGTATCAGATAAAGGTAGAAGGAACGGATGAACTATCGTCCGATTTAGAGGCAGGAGAAATTGATGAATCCATGGAATAG
- the LOC128715833 gene encoding endoplasmic reticulum transmembrane helix translocase produces the protein MGYEAKRLTATGSGSLDELVHYVTIHIPLPVVLSGAVMPFMVVYALWLYLWVFVYGIDEYQDAGLLFLAGIAFTQIFVCLCCFWSVHVQTFLNCRRTKAPCAGAIVKVVPTENNGTSELVRIRQTKPEDGAKEDGELTYWFLFQKTKYIWDPNKALFRSVEFPIHRTYEEYFESKGHLDDADVTLAQATYGDNEMEMVVPEFLELFKERATAPFFVFQIFSVLLWCLDEYMYYSLFTLCMLVIFECVLVQQQLRSLSEIRKMGNKPYQINVFRNRRWRAISSAKLVPGDLVSVTRSQDENIVPCDLLLIRGSCIVDESMLTGESVPQMKESLENNTDEHDKVLDIEADGKLHVLFRGTKVVQHSAPSKGAMRSPDNGCIGYVLRTGFNTSQGKLLRTILFGVKRVTENNLETFAFILFLLVFAIAAATYVWIKGTEDPERNRYKLFLECTLILTSIIPPDLPIELSLAVNTSLLQLSKVYVYCTEPFRMPFAGKVQICCFDKTGTLTSDNLVVEGIAGLKQDTSIVPIEDIPEETAHVLGSCHSLVQLDEGLVGDPLEKATLTAIDWNLTKGDSCVPKRKKFKALRIYHRFHFSSSLKRMSVLAGYVIPFTNENCYIGTVKGAPEVIVKMLKTVPDHYERTYLEYSRRGARVLALGYKNFGTLDNNTVRELKRDDVERDLEFAGFIIISCPLKPDSKYAIKEIIQASHKVMMITGDNPLTACHVAKELRFSRRTIVILTPPEELNGSTGKKGGASDWHWESINREVQLPVDSRTVKELYREYDFCITGEGMQYLDRERQPYLLQLIPYATVFARFAPKQKEYVITTLKKLGYYTLMCGDGTNDVGALKHAHVGVSLLSHMPSRSERKQQREQQDDKEEKKKALKTSSSNAGATEDGNNRRQLTPRERAIMRARENQSAAQERLQKALKEMDEEQVQIVKLGDASIAAPFTSRLTSINCVCHIIKQGRCTLVTTLQMFKILALNALISAYCQSVLYIDGVKHSDAQLTLHGLLTAACFLFITRSKPLKVLSKQAPLPNIFNLYSVTTILAQFAIHFSALIYMVHEANARSPPREGKVKLNVDLAPDEKQEFEPNIVNSTVYIIGIAMQIATVAVNYKGHPFMESLRENRLLSYAIFSSSAIVLCLALGIVPDLLEMFEVIDFDADFRRILVGVLIADMVLAYLIDRVCSFLFGETRGKSDIIT, from the exons ATGGGCTACGAAGCGAAGCGACTGACGGCCACCGGTAGCGGCTCACTGGACGAGCTGGTCCACTATGTAACGATCCACATCCCGCTGCCGGTCGTGCTGAGCGGTGCCGTAATGCCGTTCATGGTGGTGTACGCACTCTGGCTGTACCTGTGGGTGTTTGTTTACGGTATCGATGAGTATCAGGATGCCGGGTTACTGTTTCTAGCCGGTATTGCCTTCACGCAAATCTTCGTGTGCCTGTGCTGCTTCTGGAGCGTTCACGTACAGACGTTCCTAAACTGCCGACGGACGAAGGCACCGTGTGCCGGTGCGATTGTAAAGGTCGTTCCGACGGAGAATAATGGTACATCGGAGTTGGTGCGCATCCGGCAGACGAAACCGGAGGACGGTGCGAAAGAGGACGGCGAGCTTACGTACTGGTTTCTGTTTCAAAAGACCAAATACATCTGGGATCCAAACAAGGCCCTGTTCCGCAGCGTCGAGTTCCCGATACACCGTACGTACGAGGAGTATTTCGAGTCGAAGGGTCATCTGGACGATGCGGACGTGACGCTCGCTCAAGCTACATACGGGGATAATGAGATGGAGATGGTGGTGCCGGAATTTCTCGAGCTGTTCAAAGAGCGTGCCACGGCACCGTTTTTTGTCTTTCAGATCTTTTCCGTGCTGTTGTGGTGTTTGGATGAGTACATGTACTATTCGTTGTTCACGCTCTGCATGCTCGTCATCTTCGAGTGTGTGCTGGTACAGCAGCAACTCCGCAGCCTGTCGGAGATCCGCAAGATGGGCAACAAGCCGTACCAGATCAACGTGTTCCGGAACCGGCGCTGGCGTGCGATCAGCTCTGCGAAGCTTGTGCCGGGTGATCTCGTGTCGGTAACACGCTCACAGGACGAAAACATCGTACCGTGCGATCTGCTGCTCATACGCGGTTCGTGCATCGTGGACGAGAGCATGTTGACCGGTGAATCGGTCCCACAGATGAAGGAATCGCTGGAGAACAACACGGACGAACACGACAAGGTGCTGGATATTGAGGCAGACGGGAAGCTGCACGTGCTGTTCCGTGGCACGAAAGTTGTGCAACATTCGGCACCGAGCAAGGGAGCAATGCGATCACCGGACAATGGTTGCATCGGGTACGTGTTGCGTACTGGCTTTAACACCTCCCAGGGCAAACTGCTCCGCACGATCCTGTTCGGGGTGAAGCGCGTTACCGAGAACAACCTGGAAACGTTTGCTTTCATACTGTTTCTACTTGTGTTTGCAATTGCGGCCGCTACGTACGTGTGGATCAAGGGCACGGAAGATCCGGAAAGAAACCGATACAAGCTGTTCCTGGAGTGTACACTCATTCTCACGTCGATCATACCACCGGATCTACCGATCGAGCTATCACTGGCTGTTAATACATCGCTGTTACAGCTGTCCAAGGTGTACGTGTACTGCACGGAGCCGTTCCGTATGCCGTTTGCCGGAAAGGTACAAATTTGCTGCTTCGATAAGACGGGTACGCTGACGAGCGACAACTTGGTGGTGGAAGGTATTGCCGGGCTAAAGCAGGACACTTCGATCGTACCGATCGAAGATATTCCGGAGGAGACAGCTCACGTGCTCGGTTCCTGCCATTCGTTGGTTCAGCTCGACGAGGGTCTGGTGGGTGACCCGCTGGAGAAAGCCACCCTGACGGCAATCGATTGGAACCTTACCAAGGGTGACTCCTGCGTTCCGAAGCGTAAAAAATTCAAAGCCCTCCGTATCTATCACCGTTTTCACTTCTCATCATCTCTGAAGCGCATGTCCGTACTGGCCGGGTACGTGATACCGTTCACGAATGAAAACTGCTACATCGGCACGGTAAAGGGAGCACCGGAAGTGATCGTGAAGATGCTAAAAACCGTCCCCGACCACTACGAACGCACGTATCTGGAATATTCGCGTCGCGGTGCTCGGGTGCTTGCGCTCGGTTACAAGAACTTCGGTACGCTCGACAACAACACGGTGCGCGAGCTGAAGCGGGACGATGTGGAGCGTGATCTCGAGTTTGCCGGTTTCATCATAATCTCCTGCCCGCTGAAACCCGACTCGAAGTACGCGATCAAGGAGATCATACAGGCATCGCACAAGGTGATGATGATTACCGGCGATAACCCGCTGACGGCGTGTCACGTCGCGAAGGAACTGCGGTTCAGTCGGCGTACGATCGTCATCTTAACACCGCCGGAAGAGTTGAACGGAAGCACGGGGAAGAAGGGGGGTGCGAGCGACTGGCACTGGGAGTCAATCAACCGTGAGGTGCAGCTGCCCGTTGATTCACGCACCGTGAAGGAGCTGTACCGGGAGTATGATTTCTGCATCACCGGCGAAGGTATGCAGTATCTCGATCGAGAACGTCAGCCGTACCTTCTGCAGCTGATACCGTACGCTACCGTGTTTGCGCGGTTTGCACCGAAGCAGAAAGAGTACGTGATAACGACGCTCAAGAAGCTCGGCTACTACACGCTTATGTGTGGCGATGGCACGAATGACGTTGGGGCGCTGAAGCACGCCCACGTCGGTGTGTCATTGCTGAGCCATATGCCATCCCGGTCGGAGCGGAAACAGCAGCGCGAACAGCAGGACGACaaggaggagaagaaaaaggcACTCAAAACAAGCAGTTCAAATGCGGGTGCGACCGAGGACGGTAACAACCGTCGGCAGCTAACGCCTCGTGAACGAGCCATTATGCGAGCGCGAGAAAATCAAAGTGCGGCCCAGGAACGGTTGCAGAAAGCGCTGAAAGAGATGGACGAAGAGCAGGTGCAGATAGTGAAGCTGGGCGATGCGAGTATTGCGGCTCCATTCACAAGCCGGTTGACTTCGATCAATTGTG TATGTCACATAATTAAGCAGGGCCGCTGCACGTTGGTAACGACATTGCAGATGTTCAAAATACTTGCCCTGAATGCACTCATCTCCGCCTACTGCCAGTCGGTACTGTACATCGACGGCGTGAAGCACAGCGATGCGCAACTCACCCTGCACGGCTTGCTGACGGCGGCCTGTTTTCTGTTCATTACGCGCTCGAAACCGTTGAAGGTGCTGTCGAAACAAGCGCCCCTGCCGAACATCTTCAACCTGTACTCGGTAACGACAATCCTGGCACAGTTTGCGATCCATTTCTCGGCGCTGATCTACATGGTGCACGAAGCCAACGCACGATCACCTCCACG ggaaggaaaagtgaaactgaACGTAGATTTGGCACCGGATGAGAAGCAAGAATTCGAACCGAACATCGTGAACAGCACGGTGTACATCATCGGTATTGCAATGCAGATCGCCACGGTAGCCGTCAACTACAAGGGCCATCCGTTTATGGAGAGTTTGCGGGAGAATCGGCTACTTTCGTACGCGATCTTCAGTTCGAGCGCGATCGTGCTGTGCCTGGCGTTAGGTATCGTGCCCGATTTGCTCGAAATGTTTGAAGTGATTGACTTTGATGCCGAT TTTCGGCGAATTCTCGTTGGCGTACTGATAGCGGATATGGTACTAGCGTACCTAATCGATCGCGTTTGTTCGTTTCTGTTCGGTGAAACGCGAGGCAAGTCGGACATTATTACTTAA
- the LOC128715740 gene encoding TBP-related factor produces MDKSAPESPLKMLLNSTPRQTSSSLTQLVKQPPQAGILMQTPVPTGPQEAINSVLVRNCVATVSVGCELNLKTINFRTRNSEYNPSRFHGVVMRIRDPRCTALIFRSGKVICTGAKNEQQAHLGLRKFVRIIQKLGFDVKFLDFKVQNLVATADLRFPIRLENLNQMHGQFSSYEPELFPGLIYRMVKPRVVLLIFVNGKIVFTGAKNQQEIIDSLRNIYPILQSFRKN; encoded by the exons ATGGATAAATCGGCGCCTGAATCCCCACTAAAAATGCTGCTCAACTCCACACCACGACAGACGAGCAGCTCATTAACGCAACTGGTGAAA CAACCACCACAGGCTGGGATACTGATGCAAACACCTGTTCCGACCGGGCCACAGGAGGCGATCAACTCAGTGCTTGTTAG AAACTGCGTGGCAACTGTAAGCGTGGGCTGTGAACTGAACCTTAAAACTATCAACTTCCGTACGCGCAACTCGGAGTACAACCCGTCCCGCTTTCACGGTGTCGTCATGCGGATACGTGACCCCCGCTGCACCGCACTGATCTTTCGCTCGGGGAAAGTCATCTGCACCGGGGCGAAGAACGAACAGCAGGCCCACCTTGGCCTTCGCAAATTCGTGCGCATTATCCAGAAGCTTGGCTTCGACGTCAAGTTTCTCGACTTTAAGGTGCAGAATCTGGTGGCGACGGCCGATTTGCGGTTCCCGATACGGTTGGAAAACTTAAACCAAATGCACGGCCAGTTTAGCTCGTACGAACCGGAGCTGTTCCCGGGGCTTATCTATCGGATGGTGAAACCGCGGGTAGTGTTGCTAATATTCGTCAACGGTAAGATCGTGTTTACGGGTGCCAAAAATCAGCAGGAAATCATCGATAGCTTAAGGAACATCTATCCGATACTGCAGAGCTTTCgtaaaaattaa